The nucleotide sequence CGGCTGACGTTGGACGCGACGGCGGAAGGTCGGTTGGTGAATCTCTCGTCGTTGTCGTATTCCGGCGCGGGGGCGGACCAGCTCGTGCCCGGATTTGTCGCGGAAGGCGCGGTGCGCCTGCTGGTGCGGGCGGCGGGGCCGGCGCTGGTGGAGTTTGGTGTCGAAGGTCGTCTCGCGAACCCGTTTTTGCAGTTGGCGGAAGGCAGCATGATCTTGTCGGACAATGACGATTGGAGCTCAACGGTGGGGGCTGAAATCGCGACCGCAGCCAATGCCGTGGGGGCGTTTGCGTTGCCGGAGGGAAGTCAGGACTCGGCGCTGATCTACGACTATGACGGTGGTCCCCGATCGGCCCCGGTGCGCGGAAGCGGCGGGGGCACGGGAATCTCGCTGGTGGAGGTTTATCAAGTGCCCACGGCAGGCCGACCGGGGCATTTGGTCAATTTGGCGACCCGGGGTTTGGTGCGCAGCAACGAGACGTTGGTGGCGGGATTTGTCATTGGGGGCACAGGGGCGCGCACGGTGTTGATCCGGGGAGTCGGGCCGGAGCTGGGGGCGTTCGGCGTGCCGGGGGTGTTGGCTGATCCCCAGCTGAATGTGGCGAGTGGCGGCACGGTGATGATTGGCAATGATGATTGGGCGAGTGGTCCGACGAACATGACGGCGGTGGCGAGTGCTGGGGCGGCGGCGGGGGCCTTTGTATTGGCGCCGGGCAGCGCGGATGCGGCGATGGCCATTACCTTGGCACCCGGCCAGTATACGGTGCAGATATCCGGCAAGGACGGGGCCTCCGGGGTGGTGTTGGCCGAAATTTATGATGTGACGGACAGGTAGGGCGGGCGAACGGACGACGCTGAAATTATTTTGCGATTTCACTTCTGCCCGAGGATGGGAGTGCTAGCGTGCGGGCTCTATTTTAATGGAAACAGCTGCGCGCAAGGCATCAGAGCCCATCAAGTTTGGCACGTTTGGCGGGGTGTTCGTGCCCAACGTTCTGACGATTTTGGGCGTCATCATGTTCCTGCGCACCGGCTGGGTGGTGGGGCAGGCCGGGTTGAAGGATGCGTTGATCATCCTGCTGATCGCCAACGCCATCACGTTGCTGACGAGTTTGTCGCTTTCGGCCATCTCGACCAACATCCGGGTAAAGGGCGGCGGCGCGTATTATCTGATCTCGCGGAATCTGGGGCTGGAGATCGGTGGCTCGGTGGGCTTGCCGCTGTTTCTGGCGCAGGCGGTATCGGTGGCGTTTTACATCATCGGTTTCGCCGAGTCGTTGGAGTTTTTGTTTCCGGAACTGCCGACGCGGATTGTCACCATCGTCACGTTGCTGGTGATTTTTGCGGTGGCGTGGGGCGGGGCCGATATTGCCGTGAAGGCCCAGTATTTCATTTTGGGTGCGTTGGGTTTGGCGGTGGTCTCGTTCTTTTTGGGGTGGACCCCGATTCCCGCTTGGTCGGCTAATTTCGCGCCGGGTTACACCGAAGGACTCGGTTTTTGGGCGGTGTTTGCGATCTTCTTCCCGGCGGTGACCGGCATCATGTCGGGGGTGAGTATGTCGGGGGATTTGAAGGATCCGTCGAAGAGTGTGCCCAAGGGCACGATCCTGGCGGTGATCGTGTGTTTTGTGGTCTATGCGGCGCAGATGATTTGGTTGTCCGTGCATGCGAGCCGCGAGGAACTCGTGACGAACACGCTGGTGATGCAGCGGATCGCGGTGGTGGGGCCGTTGATTTTTGTCGGGTTGTGGGCGGCGACGCTGTCGTCGGCGCTGGCCAGTTTGCTGGCGGCACCGCGGACGTTGCAGGCGCTGGCTCAGGACCACGTGGTGCCCTTTGCGTTGGGCAAGGGCCATGGCGCGGCCAACGAGCCGCGGATGGCTTTGGTGGTATCGGCGCTGTTGGCGGGACTGTGTTTGATGGCCGGTAAGCTCGACGTGATTGCGCCGGTGATCTCGATGTTTTTTCTGACCACCTACGGCACGGTGAACCTGGTGGCGGGCTTGAGTGCCCTGGCGGCGAACCCGAGCTACCGTCCGACGTTTCGGGTGCACTGGCTGCCGTGTTTGGCCGGCGCGGCGGGTTGTTTGTTTGCGATGTTTTTGCTGAGTCCGTTGGCGACGATCGTGGCGGTGGGCTGTATCGTGGGCCTGTATTTGCTGTTGAAGAGTCGCCAGTATCAGACGGCGTGGGGCGATGAGCGCAGTGGGATTTGGTTTTCACTGGCGCGGTTTGGTTTGCTGAAACTGGCAGCATCGCGTCAGCACGTGCGCAACTGGCGACCGGTGATTTTGGTGTTGGTGGGAAATCCGACCAACCGGCTCGCGTTGGTCGAATTGGCGAATCGCTTGGAGGCGCGCCGCGGATTTCTGTTTCTGGCGCAGATCGTGACGGGGGACTGGCAAAAACTGTTGCCGCGCCAACGCAAACTGCAGCGCCAGCTCGAAGATTTCATCCGGGAGAGCCGCTTGTCGGCGGTGGGCAAAACGGTGCTGGCGGATACGTTTGAGCACGGGGTTTCGACACTCCTGCAAGTGGCCGGGGTGGGGGCGCTGGAGCCCAATACGGTGTTGATGGGGTGGAGTGAGGACAACCTGCGCGAGGAGGCGTTTATCGGCTCGGTGCGCCGGATCCTGGAGCTCGAGCGCAACTTGTTGATTTTTGCCGAAGCCGAATTGCCGGACTACAAACTCGAACGGGTGATCGACGTGTGGTGGCGGGCGCGGGCCAACGGCAGCTTCATGCTCACGCTGGCGCATCTCTGGCAGCAAGGGGTGGCGGGTAAACCGTTTCGTTTGCGCGTGCGGCGAATCATCGAATCCGAGGGGGGGCGCGCGGAAATCGAAGCGGCGATGAAGGAATTGGTCCGGGCGACCCGCTTTGAAGCGGAGATCGATATCATCGTGGATACGGGTTTGCCGTATGACGTGATTGCACGGGAGTCGGAAATGTCGGCCCTGTGTTTTGTGGGGGTGGCACTCGATCATGCGGGGCATGTGGAGAATCCGCTCGAAGGATTAAAGCCCCTGGTGAACAGCTTGAAAGGTGGCATCGTTTTGGCAAAAAGCTGGGAGGATCTTCATGCGCACGAAACGTCCGACGACTAGGAGGGGTTGGGGAAATGACGAAGACGGGAAGATAATGGGAGCTCAATTGTCACACGAACGATGCGATTTTTAATCACCGCAGGTCCCACGCGAGAGCACATCGATCCAGTGCGTTATTTGAGCAACGGTTCGAGCGGTAAAATGGGCTACGCACTCGCGGCGGCGGCGGTGGCGCGCGGTGGGTCGGTGGAACTCGTCAGCGGGCCGGTGGCGCTGCCGCCGCCTCCGGGCGTGAACGTGACTCGGGTGATCTCGGCGGCTGAAATGCACGCGGCTTGTGCAGCGCGCATGACCGCCTGCGACGTGTTCATCGCGGTGGCGGCGGTGGCGGACTATCGACCCAAGCATCGATCGACCGACAAAGCGGCGAAACTGCCGGGCGATGTGACGCTGGAACTGGAGCCCACGGTGGATATTTTGAAGGCGATGGGCCGCTTGCGAACCGCGGATCAAGTGCTGGTGGGCTTTGCGGCGGAGACCTCGGACCTGGAGGTCAAGGCTCCGGCCAAACTTGCGGCCAAAGGCTGTGATTGGATCGTGGCCAACGACGTGAGTGCAACCGGATTGGGCATGGAATCCGATGATAACGCGGTGAGTATTTGGAATACGACCGGGCGCGTGGGGATGCTCGGTCCCGCGCCAAAAACCCGCTTGGCGGAACAGATTTTGGCTTTGGTCCTGGGCGACGGCGGAGGGTGAGCGGCGGACTCACCGGGCGGGAAGTCGGACGGAATTCTCCCTTGGCAATGGCGACGGGGGGCGCAGCGTGAGCGTCGTGCGATGAAGTTACGTGCCCCTGCAGTCCAAGACTTGGTATTCGTCGCGCCGCTACTGTGCTTCGGGTTCGCTTGGCTCATGGCGCAGTTTGCGTTCTTCGATGGACTGGAGTGGCGCACGCTCGACTGGCGCACCCGGGTTCGAGCGGAAGCGGGACAGCCGGCCCCGAACGATAAGATTCTGGTGGTGGGCATCGGTGATCGTTCCACCAACAACATCGAGCCGTGGCCGTTTCGGCGCGCGTATCACGCCCAGTTGCAAATGATGGCGTTGCACGAAAAGCCCCGTGTCTGGGTTTGGGATGTGATTTTTGCCAACCGCGTGGACCGCACCGGGGTGTCGTTGGACCTCGAATCGGATCTGGATTTCACGGATGCGACGGTCGCGGCCCGGGAAGCGAATGTGCCGGTGGTGTTTGCGGCGGTGTCGAGTGCGGATCCGACGGGTGATGATTTGAGCGCTCCGGGACTAACGCAGGCGTTCGATCGAATTGAGGGTCCGCGGGAAGCACTGGCGACGGAGCCCGAGGCGACCTTACCGTTTCCCGGACTGCGGGAGAACGGCTACTTTGGGACGGTCGATGCGCCGCGGGGAGCCGGTGGTATCGTGCGGGAAATGCCCATGTTGGTGCGGTTGGGTGATCGAGTGTATCCGTCGCTCACCCTGCAAACGGCGATGTGCTACTGGAAAGTGGACGTCGACGAAGTTCGGATTGTTTTGGGAGACGGAATCTATTTGGGGCCGAAAGCGGATAACCGCCGGATTCCGATCAACGCCCGGGGGCAGTTGTTGGTGAATTACCGCTACGAAAAAATGGAGCCCGACGATCCGATCGGGATCGAGATGCCGACCATCGAATATTTCGACCAGATGGTCGCTTTGTTTCAAACCTATGTGGCGAAGGAAGCCGACGTGCGTCCGCCCGTTTCAATGGACGGAAAAATTGTCATGGTCGGTGAATTTTCGACCGACGCGGGTCCATCGCCGCGGGCGGATTTGAGTCCGCTGGTTTTGCTTCACGCGAACGTGCTCAACAACATTTTGGAGAGCGATTATGTGCAGCCCACTGATCCTTTTCACGTTTGGGGAGGAGCATTGATCGTGGGGTATGCGGGTATTTTGCTGCTGCGCCGACGTTCCATTTTCCTGATGTCGTTGTTCACCGTTGCGGCGCTATTGGCCTACACGTGGTTCACGTTCGATGCCTGGATCGAGCACAACCGATGGATCCCATTGGCGGCTCCCTTGCTCGGCTTTGTGATCCTGCAATTCGTGCTGATCGTGCATCGGGTGTTGGTCGAACAGTCATCCAAAGCGCAACTGCGTTCCATGTTTGGCAGTTATCTGTCGCCGGTGGTGATCCAGCAAATGGTGGACTCCGGGAAAAATCCCGAACTGGGAGGGATGGAGGCGGAAATCACGGCCTATTTTTCGGACATCCAAAGTTTTTCCGCGTTCTCGGAGGTATTGCCCCCGCGTCAATTGGTGGCGCTGCTCAACGAGTATCTGACCGCCTGCACCGACATCATTCGAGAGCAGGGCGGCACGCTCGATAAATACATCGGCGATGCGGTGGTGGCCATGTTTGGCGCTCCGGTGCCGTTGGAAGACCACGCCTATCGCGCGTGTCTCACGAGTATTCTGGTGCAGGAAAAATTGGAGGAACTGCGCGCGGAGTGGATCGAAGCTGGGGACAAATGGCCGGCGATCGTGCGGCAGATGCGCACTCGAATCGGTCTCAACACGGGCGAATGCATGATCGGGAACATGGGGAGTCGGACGCGGTTTGATTACACCATGATGGGCGACAACGTGAACCTGGCCGCGCGCATGGAGAGCGGGGCAAAAAGTTGGGGAGTGTTCAACATGGTCACGGAGGAAACGCGACGAGCTTGCGAGCAGCACGGCGGCGACAGCATTGTTTTCCGGTCGTTGGGTAAAA is from Synoicihabitans lomoniglobus and encodes:
- a CDS encoding phosphopantothenoylcysteine decarboxylase, whose protein sequence is MRFLITAGPTREHIDPVRYLSNGSSGKMGYALAAAAVARGGSVELVSGPVALPPPPGVNVTRVISAAEMHAACAARMTACDVFIAVAAVADYRPKHRSTDKAAKLPGDVTLELEPTVDILKAMGRLRTADQVLVGFAAETSDLEVKAPAKLAAKGCDWIVANDVSATGLGMESDDNAVSIWNTTGRVGMLGPAPKTRLAEQILALVLGDGGG
- a CDS encoding adenylate/guanylate cyclase domain-containing protein; translated protein: MKLRAPAVQDLVFVAPLLCFGFAWLMAQFAFFDGLEWRTLDWRTRVRAEAGQPAPNDKILVVGIGDRSTNNIEPWPFRRAYHAQLQMMALHEKPRVWVWDVIFANRVDRTGVSLDLESDLDFTDATVAAREANVPVVFAAVSSADPTGDDLSAPGLTQAFDRIEGPREALATEPEATLPFPGLRENGYFGTVDAPRGAGGIVREMPMLVRLGDRVYPSLTLQTAMCYWKVDVDEVRIVLGDGIYLGPKADNRRIPINARGQLLVNYRYEKMEPDDPIGIEMPTIEYFDQMVALFQTYVAKEADVRPPVSMDGKIVMVGEFSTDAGPSPRADLSPLVLLHANVLNNILESDYVQPTDPFHVWGGALIVGYAGILLLRRRSIFLMSLFTVAALLAYTWFTFDAWIEHNRWIPLAAPLLGFVILQFVLIVHRVLVEQSSKAQLRSMFGSYLSPVVIQQMVDSGKNPELGGMEAEITAYFSDIQSFSAFSEVLPPRQLVALLNEYLTACTDIIREQGGTLDKYIGDAVVAMFGAPVPLEDHAYRACLTSILVQEKLEELRAEWIEAGDKWPAIVRQMRTRIGLNTGECMIGNMGSRTRFDYTMMGDNVNLAARMESGAKSWGVFNMVTEETRRACEQHGGDSIVFRSLGKIVVKGRTQAVPIHEVIGRREKLTAETLRGVALFERGLARYLARDWMGASALFEQSAKLERLLPGDAAGVKSSPSLVYLDIVAEMAEHPPGPNWDGVYTMTDK